In Zingiber officinale cultivar Zhangliang chromosome 6A, Zo_v1.1, whole genome shotgun sequence, a single genomic region encodes these proteins:
- the LOC121996477 gene encoding transcription termination factor MTERF8, chloroplastic-like has product MKRLYHFSFFCKTVSSTRSPHPNDAALLFAILPYSPSAAAAAAAASATGKYMFRAQYLIHSCGFDQEKTTEALKLLKGIQSLQQPDSVLAFLKSYGFDDASVKRLLLYFPKYRLWDAEKTLAPKFRAYEDLGLSPSDIVHLFRKNPSSIRMKHERIVSKIEFWQGLLSSKDALVKSIKRNRGILTWSIEKRIQPNLELLRECGLDDQKLAYILRNRPMILSLNADFLKSLVSRVEDLGVPQISGMFHCTLCALVTVSPEKFNTQMELFRSFGWSEADFVAAFQKCPTFPLKSSMALQRRMEFLINEAGYASSYIAIRPILLVMSLERRLIPRHGILATLRSRGHCENDYKLTAYMMLTEAKFVEKYIILYKDRYPDLSELYASLNHSNASDSGHQ; this is encoded by the coding sequence ATGAAGAGGCTATATCATTTCTCCTTCTTCTGCAAAACCGTGTCTTCCACTCGTTCTCCTCACCCCAACGATGCTGCCCTCCTCTTCGCCATCTTACCTTACTcgccctccgccgccgccgccgccgccgccgcctccgccACTGGGAAGTACATGTTCAGGGCCCAATACCTCATCCACTCATGTGGTTTCGACCAGGAGAAGACCACCGAGGCCTTGAAGCTTCTCAAGGGCATCCAATCGCTGCAGCAGCCCGACTCCGTTCTTGCTTTCCTCAAAAGTTACGGCTTCGATGACGCATCAGTAAAAAGGCTCCTACTTTACTTCCCCAAATATCGTCTTTGGGACGCAGAGAAGACACTTGCCCCAAAGTTCCGAGCTTACGAAGATCTGGGTCTCTCCCCATCCGACATCGTCCACCTCTTCCGGAAGAATCCCTCCTCCATCAGAATGAAACACGAACGCATTGTATCTAAGATCGAATTTTGGCAAGGCCTTCTCAGCTCCAAGGATGCACTGGTGAAGTCGATCAAGAGAAACCGAGGGATTCTTACGTGGAGCATTGAGAAGAGGATCCAGCCCAACCTTGAGTTGCTTCGGGAATGTGGCCTGGACGACCAAAAGCTCGCCTATATCTTGCGGAATCGCCCAATGATCCTGTCACTTAATGCTGATTTCTTGAAGTCCTTGGTTAGTCGTGTGGAGGACTTGGGAGTGCCACAGATATCGGGGATGTTCCATTGCACTCTTTGTGCACTCGTCACGGTCAGTCCAGAGAAGTTTAATACGCAAATGGAATTGTTCCGGAGCTTTGGGTGGTCAGAGGCCGATTTTGTTGCGGCATTCCAGAAATGTCCTACCTTTCCCCTAAAGTCTTCGATGGCTTTGCAGAGAAGAATGGAATTCTTGATAAACGAGGCTGGATATGCCTCTTCTTACATAGCTATACGTCCAATACTATTGGTAATGAGCTTGGAGAGAAGGCTGATTCCGAGACATGGGATCTTGGCAACCTTGAGGTCTAGGGGGCACTGTGAAAATGATTACAAATTAACAGCATACATGATGCTTACCGAGGCCAAATTTGTAGAGAAATACATTATCCTCTACAAGGACAGGTATCCAGATCTGAGTGAACTCTATGCAAGCTTAAACCACTCTAATGCTTCTGATTCTGGACATCAATGA